A genomic stretch from Rhineura floridana isolate rRhiFlo1 chromosome 18, rRhiFlo1.hap2, whole genome shotgun sequence includes:
- the LOC133372277 gene encoding F-box only protein 44-like isoform X1 — MATIDDLPPEILLYIFRLFPSWCLVRCFRWVCCRWRNLVDALNAHWKDKCERAGYPLAMLTSPSPDWEIFHLLCQLRKNIVKNPCGKEEFLHWKINEHQERCWTVVELSKEEYPLEHVATCFIAFNGPDTKSQRITLKDHGYSDELMDYVRPHIVVQDWSDVLYPNPRYNYVLTVKLLSADFKALYTCFISNGEVMKNGTRNWKETSYTFRNYTAGIRHIQFEHGVDDGKLSNSTVTIGPNFP, encoded by the exons ATGGCGACCATCGATGACCTACCCCCAGAGATCCTGCTGTACATCTTTAGACTGTTCCCCTCCTGGTGCCTCGTTCGCTGCTTCCGTTGGGTTTGTTGCCGGTGGCGCAACTTGGTGGACGCTTTGAACGCTCACTGGAAGGACAAGTGTGAACGGGCTGGCTATCCCCTTGCCATGTTGACTAGCCCCAGCCCGGACTGGGAGATCTTCCACCTGCTCTGTCAGCTGAGGAAGAACATAGTCAAGAACCCTTGTGGCAAAG AAGAATTTCTCCACTGGAAAATTAATGAGCATCAGGAGCGCTGCTGGACTGTGGTGGAACTGTCGAAAGAGGAATATCCCCTGGAGCATGTTGCGACATGCTTTATTGCATTTAATGG GCCTGACACAAAAAGTCAGCGCATCACCTTGAAGGACCATGGCTATTCGGATGAGTTGATGGACTACGTGAGGCCTCATATTGTGGTGCAGGACTG GTCTGACGTTCTTTATCCTAATCCCCGCTACAACTATGTGCTGACCGTGAAGCTGTTGTCTGCAGATTTCAAAGCCCTCTATACATGTTTTATCTCGAACGGGGAGGTAATGAAAAACGGCACGAGAAACTGGAAAGAG ACATCATACACTTTTCGCAACTACACAGCCGGAATCCGCCACATCCAGTTTGAACACGGAGTGGACGACGGGAAGCTCTCCAACAGCACCGTCACCATCGGCCCAAACTTCCCCTAG
- the LOC133372277 gene encoding F-box only protein 44-like isoform X2, with the protein MATIDDLPPEILLYIFRLFPSWCLVRCFRWVCCRWRNLVDALNAHWKDKCERAGYPLAMLTSPSPDWEIFHLLCQLRKNIVKNPCGKEFLHWKINEHQERCWTVVELSKEEYPLEHVATCFIAFNGPDTKSQRITLKDHGYSDELMDYVRPHIVVQDWSDVLYPNPRYNYVLTVKLLSADFKALYTCFISNGEVMKNGTRNWKETSYTFRNYTAGIRHIQFEHGVDDGKLSNSTVTIGPNFP; encoded by the exons ATGGCGACCATCGATGACCTACCCCCAGAGATCCTGCTGTACATCTTTAGACTGTTCCCCTCCTGGTGCCTCGTTCGCTGCTTCCGTTGGGTTTGTTGCCGGTGGCGCAACTTGGTGGACGCTTTGAACGCTCACTGGAAGGACAAGTGTGAACGGGCTGGCTATCCCCTTGCCATGTTGACTAGCCCCAGCCCGGACTGGGAGATCTTCCACCTGCTCTGTCAGCTGAGGAAGAACATAGTCAAGAACCCTTGTGGCAAAG AATTTCTCCACTGGAAAATTAATGAGCATCAGGAGCGCTGCTGGACTGTGGTGGAACTGTCGAAAGAGGAATATCCCCTGGAGCATGTTGCGACATGCTTTATTGCATTTAATGG GCCTGACACAAAAAGTCAGCGCATCACCTTGAAGGACCATGGCTATTCGGATGAGTTGATGGACTACGTGAGGCCTCATATTGTGGTGCAGGACTG GTCTGACGTTCTTTATCCTAATCCCCGCTACAACTATGTGCTGACCGTGAAGCTGTTGTCTGCAGATTTCAAAGCCCTCTATACATGTTTTATCTCGAACGGGGAGGTAATGAAAAACGGCACGAGAAACTGGAAAGAG ACATCATACACTTTTCGCAACTACACAGCCGGAATCCGCCACATCCAGTTTGAACACGGAGTGGACGACGGGAAGCTCTCCAACAGCACCGTCACCATCGGCCCAAACTTCCCCTAG
- the LOC133372276 gene encoding F-box only protein 2-like isoform X1 has protein sequence MESLPEPLLVQILAYLPAVELLLVCRLVCSQWKNLIDGATLWLLKCQQEGLVGEDAAEEGAENWQMLYFLHRRKRNLIKNPDGEEGLEHWVDVENGGDGWKIEDLPGDFGKEFPSDEVHKYFVSSFDWCNKSQVIDLRAEGYWEEIMDTIQPKIVVRDWYAARCDAGCLYNLKVQLLSETEEVVAEFASDTIAVPQDNEGEWTEITHTFADYGPGVRFVRFEHGGQDTVFWKGWYGARVTHSSMTIEP, from the exons ATGGAGTCCCTTCCGGAGCCCCTGCTGGTCCAAATTCTGGCTTACCTTCCCGCGGTCGAGCTGCTCTTGGTGTGTCGCCTCGTCTGTTCCCAGTGGAAGAACCTGATCGATGGAGCCACCCTCTGGTTGCTGAAATGCCAGCAGGAGGGACTTGTTGGGGAAGATGCGGCAGAGGAAGGCGCTGAGAACTGGCAGATGCTCTACTTTCTGCATCGGAGGAAGCGGAATTTAATCAAAAACCCAGACGGCGAAG AGGGCCTTGAACACTGGGTGGACGTGGAAAACGGAGGCGATGGCTGGAAAATAGAGGATCTGCCTGGAGATTTTGGGAAAGAATTTCCCAGCGACGAGGTCCACAAATATTTTGTCTCATCTTTTGA CTGGTGCAATAAGTCGCAAGTCATTGATCTCCGGGCTGAGGGTTACTGGGAAGAGATCATGGACACCATCCAGCCCAAAATTGTGGTCAGAGACTG GTATGCAGCCCGGTGTGACGCCGGCTGCCTCTACAACTTGAAAGTGCAGCTGCTGTCGGAGACGGAGGAGGTGGTGGCTGAATTTGCGAGCGACACCATTGCCGTCCCGCAAGACAACGAGGGCGAATGGACTGAG ATCACCCACACTTTTGCCGACTACGGTCCCGGGGTTCGCTTTGTCCGTTTTGAGCACGGCGGTCAGGATACGGTCTTTTGGAAAGGCTGGTACGGAGCTCGGGTGACCCATAGCAGCATGACCATAGAGCCTTAG
- the LOC133372276 gene encoding F-box only protein 2-like isoform X2, producing MESLPEPLLVQILAYLPAVELLLVCRLVCSQWKNLIDGATLWLLKCQQEGLVGEDAAEEGAENWQMLYFLHRRKRNLIKNPDGEEGLEHWVDVENGGDGWKIEDLPGDFGKEFPSDEVHKYFVSSFDWCNKSQVIDLRAEGYWEEIMDTIQPKIVVRDWYAARCDAGCLYNLKVQLLSETEEVVAEFASDTIAVPQDNEGEWTEITHTFADYGPGVRFVRFEHGGQDTVFWKGWA from the exons ATGGAGTCCCTTCCGGAGCCCCTGCTGGTCCAAATTCTGGCTTACCTTCCCGCGGTCGAGCTGCTCTTGGTGTGTCGCCTCGTCTGTTCCCAGTGGAAGAACCTGATCGATGGAGCCACCCTCTGGTTGCTGAAATGCCAGCAGGAGGGACTTGTTGGGGAAGATGCGGCAGAGGAAGGCGCTGAGAACTGGCAGATGCTCTACTTTCTGCATCGGAGGAAGCGGAATTTAATCAAAAACCCAGACGGCGAAG AGGGCCTTGAACACTGGGTGGACGTGGAAAACGGAGGCGATGGCTGGAAAATAGAGGATCTGCCTGGAGATTTTGGGAAAGAATTTCCCAGCGACGAGGTCCACAAATATTTTGTCTCATCTTTTGA CTGGTGCAATAAGTCGCAAGTCATTGATCTCCGGGCTGAGGGTTACTGGGAAGAGATCATGGACACCATCCAGCCCAAAATTGTGGTCAGAGACTG GTATGCAGCCCGGTGTGACGCCGGCTGCCTCTACAACTTGAAAGTGCAGCTGCTGTCGGAGACGGAGGAGGTGGTGGCTGAATTTGCGAGCGACACCATTGCCGTCCCGCAAGACAACGAGGGCGAATGGACTGAG ATCACCCACACTTTTGCCGACTACGGTCCCGGGGTTCGCTTTGTCCGTTTTGAGCACGGCGGTCAGGATACGGTCTTTTGGAAAGGCTG